One Phycisphaera mikurensis NBRC 102666 DNA window includes the following coding sequences:
- a CDS encoding LemA family protein, producing MGTTLIIVLVVAAVLLAILAFWAMGIYNRLTTLYERTKNGFAQIDVQLERRYDLIPNLVETAKGYMAHEKETLDAVTSARASATQARVHVAGDPTNGGAMQELGAAEGQLTQALGKLMMVSEAYPELKANQNMMQLTEELTSTENKVAFARQAYNDSVNSYQTYKKTIPPVLIAGVAGFQDAEYLEIEESVKREAPAVKF from the coding sequence ATGGGAACCACTCTGATCATCGTGCTCGTCGTCGCCGCCGTGCTGCTGGCCATCCTCGCGTTCTGGGCGATGGGCATCTACAACAGGCTGACGACGCTCTACGAGCGGACCAAGAACGGCTTCGCGCAGATCGATGTCCAGCTGGAGCGGCGCTACGACCTGATCCCCAACCTCGTGGAGACGGCGAAGGGCTACATGGCGCACGAGAAGGAGACGCTCGACGCGGTGACCTCCGCCCGCGCGTCCGCCACCCAGGCCCGCGTGCACGTCGCCGGCGATCCGACCAACGGCGGCGCGATGCAGGAGCTCGGCGCCGCCGAGGGCCAGCTCACGCAGGCGCTCGGGAAGCTGATGATGGTCTCCGAGGCCTACCCCGAGCTCAAGGCGAACCAGAACATGATGCAGCTCACCGAAGAGCTGACCAGCACCGAGAACAAGGTCGCCTTCGCCCGGCAGGCGTACAACGATTCGGTGAACTCCTACCAGACCTACAAGAAGACGATCCCGCCGGTGCTGATCGCCGGCGTGGCGGGTTTCCAGGACGCGGAGTACCTGGAGATCGAGGAGAGCGTGAAGCGGGAAGCGCCGGCCGTGAAGTTCTGA
- a CDS encoding GspE/PulE family protein — translation MRAVSPGHPSEAAADAAPAAGSGPRIGDLLVDSGAITPEQLRTALQRQRSGGRRLGEVLIDMEVLTGRQLLAVLGEALAVPAITLRHGLIDPALLVLFGPEACRKLRSLPLFRVHGELTVAMAEPQSLDTIDRLAAMSGCRIRPVLALEGQIEEFIGRYASTSVDVGAFLSQLAKTDVQQDVEVVDQEAVEIEAGSTLERMVEGSPIVNLVNVALLSAIKDGASDVHVEPAGRATRIRYRVDGVLRELMSPPAGMHAAIVSRLKVIGKMDIAEKRLPQEGRVRLKAEGRDIDLRVSSMPTLLGEKLVIRVLDKRNLRVRMEELGLTHEQLETLMGVLKRPHGLTLVTGPTGSGKTTTLYSALDLLRSPEKNVMTVEDPVEYQLDFINQIQVGEAVGLSFPRALRSILRQDPDVIMIGEIRDEATARTAVQAALTGHAVLATLHTNDAPGAVTRLLDMGVPTYLLSAALNGVVAQRLVRTVCPHCRTRYRPPAEALEDAGLDPAHEGAFSQGTGCEKCHNSGMLGRRGVYEVMAVDGPLRRGIHTGASAQEIGRRWAAQGGRTLRDEGVALAIAGVCNLEEALRVTHRDEFGEDAAPGPPPADEGEDAARTAVAA, via the coding sequence GTGAGAGCGGTCTCCCCCGGGCACCCGTCGGAGGCCGCCGCGGACGCCGCCCCGGCCGCCGGCAGCGGCCCCCGGATCGGCGACCTGCTCGTCGACTCCGGCGCCATCACGCCCGAGCAGCTGCGGACGGCGCTCCAACGCCAGCGCAGCGGCGGGCGGCGGCTCGGCGAGGTGCTCATCGACATGGAGGTCCTCACCGGCCGCCAGCTGCTCGCCGTGCTCGGCGAGGCGCTGGCGGTCCCGGCCATCACGCTGCGGCACGGCCTGATCGACCCGGCGCTGCTGGTTCTCTTCGGCCCGGAGGCGTGCCGGAAGCTGCGGTCGCTGCCGCTGTTCCGCGTGCACGGCGAGCTGACGGTGGCGATGGCCGAGCCGCAGTCGCTGGACACGATCGACCGGCTGGCCGCGATGTCGGGCTGCCGCATCCGGCCGGTGCTGGCGCTGGAGGGCCAGATCGAGGAGTTCATCGGGCGCTACGCCTCGACCAGCGTCGACGTGGGCGCCTTCCTCTCTCAGCTCGCCAAGACCGACGTGCAGCAAGACGTCGAGGTGGTCGACCAGGAGGCCGTCGAGATCGAGGCCGGCTCCACGCTGGAGCGGATGGTCGAGGGCAGCCCCATCGTCAACCTCGTGAACGTCGCGCTGCTCTCGGCGATCAAGGACGGCGCCAGCGATGTCCACGTCGAGCCCGCGGGCCGTGCGACGCGGATCCGCTACCGCGTCGACGGCGTGCTGCGCGAGCTGATGAGCCCGCCGGCGGGCATGCACGCCGCGATCGTCTCGCGGCTGAAGGTCATCGGCAAGATGGACATCGCCGAGAAGCGGCTGCCGCAGGAGGGCCGCGTGCGGCTCAAGGCGGAGGGCCGCGACATCGACCTGCGCGTGTCGTCGATGCCGACGCTGCTCGGCGAGAAGCTGGTGATCCGCGTGCTCGACAAGCGGAACCTCCGCGTCCGCATGGAGGAGCTGGGGCTGACCCACGAGCAGCTCGAGACGCTGATGGGCGTGCTCAAGCGACCCCACGGCTTGACGCTGGTGACCGGCCCCACCGGCAGCGGCAAGACCACGACGCTGTACTCGGCGCTGGACCTTCTGCGGAGCCCCGAGAAGAACGTGATGACGGTGGAGGACCCCGTCGAGTACCAGCTGGACTTCATCAACCAGATCCAGGTGGGCGAGGCGGTCGGCCTGTCCTTCCCCCGCGCGCTGCGCAGCATCCTCCGCCAGGACCCCGACGTCATCATGATCGGCGAGATCCGCGACGAGGCGACGGCGCGGACGGCCGTGCAGGCCGCGCTCACCGGGCACGCCGTCCTCGCGACGCTGCACACCAACGACGCCCCGGGTGCCGTCACCCGGCTGCTGGACATGGGCGTGCCGACGTACCTGCTCTCGGCCGCGCTCAACGGCGTGGTGGCCCAGCGGCTCGTGCGGACCGTCTGCCCGCACTGCCGCACGCGCTACCGGCCGCCGGCGGAGGCGCTGGAGGACGCCGGGCTGGATCCCGCGCACGAGGGCGCCTTCAGCCAGGGCACCGGGTGCGAGAAGTGCCACAACAGCGGCATGCTCGGCCGGCGCGGCGTCTACGAGGTGATGGCCGTCGACGGGCCGCTTCGCCGGGGGATCCACACCGGCGCGAGCGCCCAGGAGATCGGCCGCCGCTGGGCGGCCCAGGGCGGCCGGACGCTGCGGGACGAGGGCGTCGCCCTCGCGATCGCCGGCGTCTGCAACCTCGAGGAAGCGCTGCGTGTCACCCACCGCGACGAGTTCGGCGAGGACGCCGCGCCGGGTCCGCCGCCCGCGGACGAGGGCGAGGACGCGGCTCGAACGGCGGTGGCGGCGTGA
- a CDS encoding M48 family metallopeptidase, whose product MDFFEHQDRARAQTTKLIFLFVLAVICITALVYGLVIVAFTMTAGGGEGLPASIPWLELLGLTAAGVGLLVGGGSLGKVAQLRAGGGETVARSLGGRRIDPDTVDPDQRKVMNVVEEMAIASGLPVPPVFLMENEAGINAFAAGYTPERAVIGVTRGAIEKLSRDELQGVMAHEFSHILNGDMRLNIKLMGVIFGVMILQVIGGTILRGMWYSGGVRVRRGNDREGGGGQVAIIVIAFGLMAIGFVGVIFGRLIQAAVSRQREFLADASAVQFTRNPDGIAGALKVIGGFEDGAKLRTPHAAESAHMMFGNAVSSFGGAFATHPPLPERIKRLDPSWDGATPRTAEEDGGNTRRSAAAAGFAGGGPAAGVPRVGEAGTFDADEGPRVLAGVPEALRDAARRSVGAQAVLLCLLLDRDDAVRERQFRLLESGLNEAVLREAVRLAPPTVRLDRSLRLPVLSLCVPALSGMAAYEYRKLRGLVEALVAADDRTDRFEWALLEVLERQVGGHHGGDARGDDARGGGRKLAAEADAAGTVLAALCSAAGDPAAAFAAAAEALRRAGGPAPAPPAEPLTRERFGAALERLARLRPGGKRAVLAACTAAVKEDGVTDRQEAELLRVVAEAMGIPLPPIAIS is encoded by the coding sequence ATGGACTTCTTCGAGCACCAGGACCGGGCCCGCGCCCAGACGACGAAGCTGATCTTCCTGTTCGTCCTCGCGGTGATCTGCATCACCGCGCTGGTCTATGGCCTCGTGATCGTCGCCTTCACGATGACCGCCGGCGGCGGTGAGGGCCTGCCGGCCTCGATCCCCTGGCTGGAGCTGCTCGGCCTCACCGCCGCGGGCGTCGGCCTGCTCGTGGGCGGCGGCTCGCTGGGGAAGGTGGCCCAGCTCCGCGCCGGCGGCGGCGAGACGGTCGCCCGGAGCCTCGGCGGCCGCCGCATCGATCCCGACACCGTCGATCCCGACCAGCGGAAGGTGATGAACGTCGTCGAGGAGATGGCCATCGCGTCGGGGCTGCCGGTGCCGCCGGTGTTTCTCATGGAGAACGAGGCGGGCATCAACGCCTTCGCGGCGGGCTACACGCCCGAGCGGGCGGTGATCGGCGTCACGCGCGGGGCGATCGAGAAGCTCAGCCGCGACGAGCTCCAGGGCGTGATGGCCCACGAGTTCAGCCACATCCTAAACGGCGACATGCGGCTGAACATCAAGCTGATGGGCGTCATCTTCGGGGTGATGATCCTGCAGGTCATCGGCGGCACGATCCTCCGGGGCATGTGGTACTCCGGCGGCGTCCGTGTCCGCCGTGGAAACGACCGGGAGGGCGGCGGGGGCCAGGTGGCGATCATCGTCATCGCCTTCGGGCTGATGGCGATCGGCTTCGTGGGCGTGATCTTCGGGCGGCTGATCCAGGCGGCCGTTTCGCGGCAGCGCGAGTTCCTCGCCGACGCGAGCGCGGTGCAGTTCACCCGGAACCCCGACGGCATCGCCGGGGCGCTGAAGGTGATCGGCGGCTTCGAGGACGGCGCCAAGCTGAGGACGCCGCACGCGGCGGAGTCGGCGCACATGATGTTCGGCAACGCGGTGAGCAGCTTCGGCGGGGCGTTCGCGACGCACCCGCCGCTGCCGGAGCGGATCAAGCGGCTGGACCCCTCCTGGGACGGGGCCACGCCGCGGACCGCCGAGGAAGACGGCGGAAACACCCGGCGGTCCGCGGCGGCGGCGGGCTTCGCCGGCGGCGGCCCGGCGGCGGGCGTGCCGCGCGTGGGCGAGGCGGGCACCTTCGACGCGGACGAGGGGCCGCGGGTGCTGGCGGGCGTGCCCGAGGCGCTGCGGGACGCGGCCCGGCGCAGCGTCGGCGCGCAGGCGGTGCTGCTCTGCCTGCTGCTCGACCGCGACGACGCGGTGCGGGAGCGGCAGTTCCGCCTGCTCGAGAGCGGCCTGAACGAGGCGGTGCTGCGGGAGGCCGTGCGGCTGGCGCCGCCGACGGTCCGGCTGGATCGGTCGCTGCGGCTTCCGGTGCTGAGCCTGTGCGTGCCGGCGCTGTCGGGCATGGCGGCGTACGAGTACCGCAAGCTGCGGGGCCTGGTGGAGGCCCTGGTCGCCGCCGACGACCGGACGGATCGGTTCGAGTGGGCGCTGTTGGAGGTGCTGGAGCGTCAGGTCGGCGGGCACCACGGCGGCGACGCCCGCGGGGACGATGCCCGCGGCGGCGGGCGGAAGCTCGCGGCCGAAGCCGATGCCGCCGGCACGGTGCTCGCGGCGCTCTGCTCCGCCGCCGGCGACCCGGCCGCGGCCTTCGCCGCCGCGGCCGAGGCGCTGCGTCGGGCCGGCGGCCCCGCCCCGGCCCCGCCCGCCGAGCCGCTCACCCGCGAGCGCTTCGGCGCCGCCCTCGAGCGGCTCGCCCGCCTCCGCCCCGGCGGCAAGCGTGCCGTGCTCGCCGCCTGCACCGCCGCCGTGAAGGAGGACGGCGTGACCGATCGACAGGAAGCCGAGCTGCTCCGGGTGGTCGCCGAGGCCATGGGCATCCCGCTGCCGCCCATCGCGATCAGCTAG
- a CDS encoding Bax inhibitor-1/YccA family protein, whose translation MFGNPALNDNTFDRDVDRYRPGGIREEAEAQPDAMTVQGTVYKTAILLGLAICTGVFTWNQTMAAGSPPAMYLLVGGIGGFIAALVTIFKQTWAPVTAPIYALLTGLMLGGVSAIYQLNFGGQHVNGFSLNGIVGQAIGLTVGVTAAMLILYTFRIIKVTEKLRAGILMAIVGAVGFNLVAYLILPLFGVDTAAVTGSGPLAIGISVVICGVAAFSLLMDFDLIERGAASGAPKHMEWYGAFALMVTLVWLYLELLRLLSKLQSRD comes from the coding sequence ATGTTCGGCAACCCTGCGCTCAACGACAACACCTTCGACCGCGACGTCGACCGCTACCGCCCCGGCGGGATCCGGGAGGAGGCCGAGGCCCAGCCGGACGCGATGACCGTGCAGGGCACCGTTTACAAGACGGCGATCCTGCTGGGCCTCGCGATCTGCACCGGCGTCTTCACGTGGAACCAGACGATGGCGGCGGGCAGCCCGCCGGCGATGTACCTGCTCGTCGGCGGCATCGGCGGCTTCATCGCGGCGCTGGTGACGATCTTCAAGCAGACCTGGGCCCCGGTCACCGCCCCGATCTACGCCCTGCTCACCGGGCTCATGCTCGGCGGCGTGTCCGCGATCTACCAGCTCAACTTCGGCGGGCAGCACGTCAACGGCTTCTCGCTGAACGGCATCGTCGGGCAGGCGATCGGCCTCACGGTGGGCGTCACCGCCGCGATGCTGATCCTCTACACCTTCCGCATCATCAAGGTGACCGAGAAGCTGCGGGCCGGGATCCTGATGGCGATCGTCGGGGCGGTGGGCTTCAACCTCGTCGCGTACCTCATCCTCCCGCTGTTCGGCGTGGACACCGCCGCCGTCACCGGCAGCGGCCCGCTGGCGATCGGCATCTCCGTGGTCATCTGCGGCGTCGCGGCCTTCAGCCTGCTGATGGACTTCGACCTCATCGAGCGCGGGGCCGCCTCGGGCGCCCCCAAGCACATGGAGTGGTACGGCGCCTTCGCCCTGATGGTCACGCTCGTTTGGCTCTACCTCGAGCTCCTCCGCCTGCTCTCCAAGCTTCAATCCCGGGATTGA
- a CDS encoding LysM peptidoglycan-binding domain-containing protein — MPASRLLPAVLVAFSAAAGCVAPPREKAPVEPIQPRPLVSVALPPVEDGRSAAGAGSAAFAGPEAMAPAPVGPAGGLYTVAKGDTLMGIARRQYGSETKWRDIAAANPGIDPGRLNVGQTLVLP, encoded by the coding sequence ATGCCCGCCTCCCGCCTGCTGCCCGCCGTCCTCGTCGCCTTCTCCGCCGCCGCCGGCTGCGTCGCCCCGCCGCGTGAGAAAGCGCCGGTGGAGCCGATCCAGCCGCGGCCGCTGGTGTCGGTGGCGCTCCCGCCCGTGGAGGACGGCCGGTCCGCCGCCGGTGCCGGCTCGGCGGCGTTCGCCGGCCCCGAGGCCATGGCCCCCGCCCCCGTCGGCCCCGCCGGCGGGCTGTACACGGTTGCCAAGGGCGACACGCTCATGGGCATCGCCCGCCGCCAGTACGGCAGCGAGACCAAGTGGCGAGACATCGCCGCGGCCAATCCCGGTATCGACCCCGGCCGGCTGAACGTCGGCCAGACGCTCGTGCTGCCCTGA
- a CDS encoding sensor histidine kinase — translation MPQERTAEPRTPASASASAAAAAMPGFAAWAGRHGRGLSLALAGLSGAALAAGYLVPGGVAEAGATAAASAGVAAGGLGLMAAVGVLAWRSGAQTLVVRAVADLADGRVAPALLEITRTSAKPAADWNRLLARIAAGGGVGGAAGAAGVAAAPSAAPGEDPAAFDAVPHGLVVLGGDGRVTRANGAAARLLRRPRADLLEASVQELFAEEGIAGRASAVAAGLERRGGSAEVPAGPAGESVLRVTLRPLRAAAGGGKRAGQAAAGGGALLLLEDVTQQRAADRARDLFVAQASHELRAPLQNMQLHAERAIDLGTTPGAEAAAERAECLNHVNGEVLRLARLIDEVLSVSQIKAGSLKAASDDVAWATLLPKVVEEHRAAAASREQTLTLDAEPNLPVLQGDREKLSMLLHNLVGNAVKYGRRGGRTVVHAAVAHEVLEVRVVDDGPGVRAEEREKVFEPFFRGTHDAAAGEAQPEGTGLGLPLAAEVAALHEGTLTVSDGDGGVGAAFVLRIPLRGGSPEHRVAGSIGADAADESAPRRAA, via the coding sequence ATGCCGCAAGAGAGGACCGCCGAGCCGAGAACGCCCGCTTCCGCGTCGGCGTCGGCGGCCGCGGCCGCGATGCCGGGCTTCGCGGCCTGGGCGGGCCGCCACGGGCGGGGGCTGTCGCTGGCGCTGGCGGGGCTCTCGGGGGCGGCTCTGGCGGCGGGCTACCTCGTGCCCGGCGGGGTGGCGGAGGCGGGCGCGACGGCGGCGGCCTCGGCCGGGGTCGCGGCGGGGGGGCTGGGGCTGATGGCGGCGGTGGGGGTGCTGGCGTGGCGCAGCGGGGCGCAGACGCTGGTCGTGCGGGCCGTCGCCGACCTCGCCGACGGCCGCGTCGCCCCGGCTCTGCTGGAGATCACCCGGACCTCGGCCAAGCCCGCGGCCGACTGGAACCGCCTGCTCGCCCGCATCGCCGCCGGCGGCGGCGTCGGTGGCGCGGCCGGCGCGGCCGGCGTGGCCGCCGCCCCGTCCGCCGCGCCCGGCGAGGACCCGGCCGCGTTCGACGCCGTGCCGCACGGCCTGGTGGTGCTCGGCGGCGACGGGCGGGTCACGCGGGCCAACGGCGCGGCGGCGCGCCTGCTGCGTCGGCCGCGGGCCGACCTGCTGGAGGCGTCGGTTCAGGAGCTCTTCGCGGAGGAGGGCATCGCCGGCCGGGCGTCGGCCGTGGCGGCCGGGCTCGAGCGGCGGGGCGGCAGCGCAGAGGTGCCCGCCGGGCCGGCGGGCGAGTCGGTGCTGCGTGTGACGCTGCGGCCGCTGCGCGCAGCCGCGGGCGGCGGCAAGCGGGCCGGCCAGGCCGCCGCCGGCGGCGGGGCGTTGCTGCTGCTCGAGGACGTCACGCAGCAGCGGGCGGCCGACCGGGCCCGCGACCTCTTCGTGGCGCAGGCCAGCCACGAGCTGCGGGCACCGCTGCAGAACATGCAGCTGCACGCCGAGCGGGCGATCGACCTGGGGACCACCCCCGGGGCCGAGGCCGCGGCCGAGCGGGCCGAGTGCCTCAACCACGTCAACGGCGAGGTGCTCCGCCTCGCCCGCCTCATCGACGAGGTGCTCTCGGTCTCGCAGATCAAAGCGGGCAGCCTCAAAGCCGCCTCGGACGACGTGGCCTGGGCAACGCTGCTGCCCAAGGTGGTCGAGGAGCACCGGGCCGCCGCGGCCTCGCGGGAGCAGACGCTCACGCTCGACGCCGAGCCGAACCTGCCGGTGCTGCAGGGCGACCGCGAGAAGCTCTCGATGCTGCTGCACAACCTGGTGGGCAACGCCGTGAAGTACGGCCGCCGCGGCGGGCGGACCGTTGTTCACGCGGCGGTGGCGCACGAGGTGCTGGAGGTCCGGGTGGTCGACGACGGGCCGGGCGTGCGGGCCGAGGAGCGTGAGAAGGTCTTCGAGCCGTTCTTCCGCGGCACGCACGACGCGGCGGCCGGCGAGGCGCAGCCGGAGGGAACCGGGCTGGGGCTGCCGCTGGCCGCCGAGGTGGCGGCGCTGCACGAGGGCACGCTGACCGTGTCCGACGGGGACGGCGGCGTCGGCGCCGCGTTCGTCCTGAGGATCCCGCTGCGGGGCGGCTCGCCGGAGCACCGCGTCGCGGGCTCGATCGGCGCGGACGCCGCGGACGAATCGGCGCCGCGGAGGGCCGCCTGA
- the aat gene encoding leucyl/phenylalanyl-tRNA--protein transferase, translated as MPDPALTPELLLRAYASGVFPMASETSAGAVGFYAADPRAILPLDGGFRVRRSLAKRVRNGGFEVTADADFAAVVDACAAPRRGSPGTWINAAIRDAFVGLHRLGHAHSVEARRGGELVGGLYGLALGGAFFGESMFSRCPDASQVCLVRLVERLRAGGFVLLDSQYHNPHLMQFGMQEIPAAEYQRRLSAALEVDGRW; from the coding sequence GTGCCCGATCCCGCCCTGACGCCCGAGCTGCTCCTCCGCGCCTACGCCAGCGGCGTCTTCCCGATGGCGAGCGAGACCTCGGCCGGAGCGGTCGGCTTCTACGCCGCCGACCCCCGCGCCATCCTCCCGCTCGACGGCGGCTTCCGGGTGCGGCGCTCGCTGGCGAAGCGGGTCCGCAACGGCGGCTTCGAGGTCACGGCGGACGCCGACTTCGCGGCCGTCGTCGACGCCTGCGCCGCCCCGCGGCGCGGGTCGCCGGGGACGTGGATCAATGCGGCCATCCGCGACGCCTTCGTGGGGCTGCACCGCCTGGGCCACGCCCACAGCGTGGAGGCCCGCCGCGGCGGCGAGCTCGTCGGCGGGCTCTACGGGCTCGCGCTCGGCGGCGCGTTCTTCGGCGAGTCGATGTTCTCGCGTTGTCCCGATGCGAGCCAGGTCTGCCTGGTCCGGCTGGTCGAGCGGCTGCGGGCCGGCGGCTTCGTGCTGCTCGACTCGCAGTACCACAACCCGCACCTGATGCAGTTCGGGATGCAGGAGATCCCCGCCGCGGAATACCAGCGGCGGCTGTCCGCGGCGCTGGAGGTCGACGGACGCTGGTAG
- a CDS encoding STAS domain-containing protein gives MSRPAEQPEAPAGTRVQRIGGVTVLAPRGSLTGEAAASFAELLAEEEVRTLGRLVVDLSGVAALDSIGLESLVDAAGRLEDGGLTLRLCGATSAIATILEITGQHEAFDHHDDAEDAARSFL, from the coding sequence GTGAGCCGCCCCGCGGAGCAACCCGAAGCCCCCGCCGGCACCCGCGTGCAGCGGATCGGCGGGGTCACCGTGCTCGCCCCCCGCGGGTCGCTCACCGGGGAGGCCGCGGCCTCCTTCGCGGAGCTCCTGGCCGAGGAGGAGGTCCGCACGCTGGGGCGGCTGGTCGTCGATCTCTCGGGCGTTGCGGCCCTGGACAGCATCGGCCTGGAGTCGCTCGTCGACGCGGCCGGCCGGCTCGAGGACGGCGGGCTCACCCTCCGCCTTTGCGGGGCGACCTCCGCCATCGCCACGATCCTGGAAATCACGGGCCAGCACGAGGCCTTCGACCACCACGACGACGCGGAAGACGCCGCGAGGAGCTTCCTGTGA
- a CDS encoding MFS transporter yields the protein MSRSATLPNPLAGFRTAAQPPMTRQAYHHEIRAAMTVPFALALLEGGVIAVVAKNVFGVGNLGFATIVAAPMFANLTSLVWTRVARGKPKVAVTSWLMAASLVLVAAIALLPTTGPGPSLLVVLAVAARVVLAGVVNVRSTIWRMNFPRSLRATITTKFVLTATVILMAVPLAVGPLLDWRPWSFRVVFPLAAAIGFLGVRSFWRVRVRGERRLLRDERRPHEADAPRQASGKPHTVWSVLAQDRVYRFYLACQFAGGVANMMAITAFTLMVIEHLAAVAPRTQNTQGMLISAAVPLLIATLSMPWWSRRLDANHIARFRIGHAMTWVLNQSVMFLAAWFASLPLMYAAAAGWGFMRGGGVLAWQLGHNDFADRRLVPTYMAIHQTLTGVRGAFAPFLGTALFAGWPAVERVGLPAFGGIGAWLFAATAGLSFLSWLGFVFLQRRLAAAGGGRAEDA from the coding sequence GTGAGCCGGTCCGCAACGCTGCCCAACCCGCTGGCCGGCTTCCGCACGGCCGCGCAGCCGCCGATGACGCGGCAGGCGTACCACCACGAGATCCGCGCGGCGATGACCGTGCCCTTCGCCCTCGCGCTGCTCGAGGGCGGCGTCATCGCGGTCGTCGCGAAGAACGTCTTCGGCGTCGGGAACCTCGGCTTCGCGACGATCGTGGCGGCGCCGATGTTCGCGAATCTCACCTCGCTGGTCTGGACGCGGGTCGCCCGGGGGAAGCCGAAGGTGGCGGTGACCTCGTGGCTGATGGCGGCGTCGCTGGTGCTCGTTGCGGCGATCGCGCTGCTCCCGACGACGGGCCCGGGGCCCTCTCTGCTCGTCGTGCTCGCCGTCGCGGCGCGGGTGGTGCTGGCGGGCGTCGTGAACGTGCGCAGCACGATCTGGCGGATGAACTTCCCGAGGAGCCTGCGCGCGACGATCACGACGAAGTTCGTGCTCACCGCGACGGTGATCCTCATGGCGGTCCCGCTCGCGGTCGGCCCGCTGCTGGACTGGCGCCCCTGGAGCTTCCGCGTGGTGTTCCCGCTGGCCGCGGCGATCGGATTCCTCGGCGTGCGCAGCTTCTGGCGGGTGCGCGTGCGGGGCGAGCGGCGGCTGCTCCGCGACGAGCGGCGGCCGCACGAGGCGGACGCGCCGCGGCAGGCCTCCGGGAAGCCGCACACGGTGTGGTCGGTGCTGGCGCAGGACCGCGTCTACCGCTTCTACCTGGCTTGCCAGTTCGCCGGCGGCGTGGCGAACATGATGGCGATCACCGCCTTCACGCTGATGGTGATCGAGCACCTGGCGGCGGTCGCCCCCCGGACGCAGAACACGCAGGGCATGCTGATCTCGGCGGCGGTGCCGCTGTTGATCGCGACGCTGTCGATGCCCTGGTGGTCGCGCCGGCTCGACGCGAACCACATCGCGCGCTTCCGCATCGGGCACGCGATGACGTGGGTGCTGAACCAGTCGGTGATGTTCCTGGCGGCGTGGTTCGCCTCGCTGCCGCTGATGTACGCGGCGGCGGCGGGCTGGGGCTTCATGCGCGGCGGCGGGGTGCTGGCGTGGCAGCTGGGCCACAACGACTTCGCCGACCGTCGGCTGGTGCCGACGTACATGGCGATCCACCAGACGCTGACGGGGGTGCGGGGGGCCTTCGCGCCCTTCCTCGGGACGGCCCTGTTCGCGGGCTGGCCGGCGGTGGAGCGGGTCGGGCTGCCGGCCTTCGGGGGGATCGGGGCGTGGCTCTTCGCGGCGACGGCGGGGCTGTCGTTCCTGTCGTGGCTGGGCTTCGTCTTCCTGCAGCGACGCCTCGCGGCGGCGGGCGGCGGGCGGGCCGAGGACGCCTAA